The Miscanthus floridulus cultivar M001 chromosome 7, ASM1932011v1, whole genome shotgun sequence genome includes a region encoding these proteins:
- the LOC136466430 gene encoding sucrose:sucrose 1-fructosyltransferase-like, with translation MPALPPSSFNRQCVVLLYLLDSSWGQSPHCADRDRIGEGWSSSSAPAAPRKSRPPPSDPLPSAMETRDTTAPLPYSYTPLPAADAASAEVTGSSSRRRQPLCAAALVLSAALLLAVAALSVVPPRPTTGVVVVPAGVGTPQATSSTRSISRGPDAGVSEKTSGAWSGVVDDGGRLRADGGGNAFPWSNAMLQWQRTGFHFQPHKNWMNDPNGPVYYKGRYHLFYQYNPDGAIWGNKIAWGHAVSRDLIHWRHLPLAMVPDQWYDTNGVWTGSATTLPDGRLAMLYTGSTNASVQVQCLAVPADDADPLLTNWTKYEGNPVLYPPPGIGPKDFRDPTTAWFDPSDGTWRIVIGSKDDAEGDHAGIAVVYRTRDFVRFELLPGRLHRVAGTGMWECIDFYPVATRGKASGNGVDMSDAFGKNGAVVGDVVHVMKASMDDDRHDYYALGRYDAAANAWTPLDAEKDVGIGLRYDWGKFYASKTFYDPAKRRRVLWGWVGETDSERADVSKGWASLQGIPRTVLLDTKTGSNLLQWPVEEAETLRTNSTDLSGITIDYGSAFPLNLRRATQLDIEAEFELDRRAVMSLNEADVGYNCSTSGGADARGALGPFGLLVLADKHLHEQTAVYFYVAKGLDGTLTTHFCQDESRSSSANDIVKRVVGSAVPVLEDETTLSLRVLVDHSIVESFAQGGRSTATSRVYPTEAIYANAGVFLFNNATAARVTAKKLVVHEMDSSYNDDYMVTDI, from the exons ATGCCCGCTCTCCCACCCTCATCGTTCAATCGTCAATGTGTTGTGTTGTTGTACCTACTAGATTCTAGTTGGGGACAATCACCGCATTGCGCGGATCGAGATCGAATCGGCGAGGGTTGGTCGTCGTCGTCCGCTCCGGCCGCCCCTAGAAAGAGTCGCCCGCCTCCTTCCGATCCTCTTCCGTCAGCAATGGAGACCCGGGACACGACGGCGCCGCTCCCCTACTCGTACACGCCGCTGCCGGCCGCGGACGCCGCGTCCGCCGAGGTcaccggcagcagcagcaggcggagGCAGCCGCTCTGCGCCGCGGCGCTCGTCCTATCCGCCGCGCTGCTCCTCGCCGTGGCAGCGCTCTCCGTCGTCCCCCCGCGCCCAACGAccggcgtcgtcgtcgtccccgcCGGCGTGGGGACACCACAGGCGACTTCGTCGACCAGGAGCATCAGCAGGGGCCCCGATGCCGGCGTGTCGGAGAAGACGTCCGGCGCGTGGAGCGGCGTCGTCGACGATGGCGGCAGGCTCCGTGCTGACGGCGGCGGCAACGCGTTCCCGTGGAGCAATGCGATGCTGCAGTGGCAGCGCACGGGCTTCCACTTCCAGCCGCACAAGAACTGGATGAACGACCCCAATG GGCCGGTGTACTACAAGGGCCGGTACCACCTGTTCTACCAGTACAACCCGGACGGCGCGATCTGGGGCAACAAGATCGCGTGGGGCCACGCCGTGTCCCGGGACCTCATCCACTGGCgccacctccctctagccatggTGCCCGACCAGTGGTACGACACCAACGGCGTGTGGACGGGGTCCGCCACCACGCTCCCCGATGGCCGCCTCGCCATGCTCTACACGGGCTCCACCAACGCCTCCGTGCAGGTGCAGTGCCTGGCCGTCCCCGCCGACGACGCCGACCCGCTGCTCACCAACTGGACCAAGTACGAGGGCAACCCGGTGCTGTACCCGCCGCCGGGGATCGGGCCCAAGGACTTCCGCGACCCCACCACGGCGTGGTTCGACCCGTCGGACGGCACCTGGCGCATCGTCATCGGCTCCAAGGACGACGCCGAGGGCGACCACGCCGGCATCGCCGTGGTGTACCGCACCAGGGACTTCGTGCGCTTCGAGCTCCTCCCGGGCCGCCTCCACCGCGTCGCGGGCACCGGCATGTGGGAGTGCATCGACTTCTACCCCGTCGCCACCCGCGGCAAGGCGTCCGGCAACGGCGTCGACATGTCCGACGCCTTCGGCAAGAACGGCGCCGTGGTTGGGGACGTGGTGCACGTGATGAAGGCCAGCATGGACGATGACCGTCATGATTACTACGCGCTGGGGAGGTACGACGCGGCCGCCAACGCGTGGACGCCGCTCGACGCCGAGAAGGACGTCGGCATCGGGCTCCGCTACGACTGGGGCAAGTTCTACGCGTCCAAGACGTTCTACGACCCGGCCAAGCGCCGCCGCGTGCTCTGGGGGTGGGTCGGCGAGACCGACTCGGAGCGCGCTGACGTCTCCAAGGGATGGGCATCGCTGCAG GGTATCCCCCGGACGGTGCTGCTGGACACCAAGACGGGCAGCAACCTGCTGCAGTGGCCCGTGGAGGAAGCGGAGACGCTGCGCACCAACTCCACGGACCTCAGCGGCATCACCATCGACTACGGCTCCGCGTTCCCGCTCAACCTCCGGCGCGCCACGCAGCTGGACATCGAGGCGGAGTTCGAGCTGGACCGCCGCGCCGTCATGTCCCTCAACGAGGCCGACGTGGGCTACAACTGCAGCACCAGCGGCGGCGCCGACGCCCGCGGTGCGCTGGGCCCCTTCGGCCTGCTCGTCCTCGCCGACAAGCACCTGCACGAGCAGACGGCCGTCTACTTCTACGTGGCCAAGGGGCTGGACGGCACCCTCACCACGCACTTCTGCCAGGACGAGTCCCGGTCCTCCAGCGCCAACGACATCGTCAAGCGCGTCGTCGGCAGCGCCGTCCCCGTGCTGGAGGACGAGACTACGCTCTCGCTCCGCGTGCTCGTCGACCACTCCATCGTCGAGAGCTTCGCGCAGGGCGGAAGGTCGACGGCCACCTCGCGCGTCTACCCCACCGAGGCCATCTACGCCAACGCCGGTGTGTTCCTCTTCAACAACGCCACCGCCGCGCGCGTCACGGCCAAAAAGCTCGTCGTCCACGAGATGGACTCGTCCTACAACGACGACTACATGGTCACGGACAtctga